In Lactuca sativa cultivar Salinas chromosome 5, Lsat_Salinas_v11, whole genome shotgun sequence, the DNA window ACTTCATGCCAGCATATAGCTTCATGTAATCATCAAACACAAAGCCTGGATAAACCTTTTGTTCTTTCTCCACCAACAGTGCTTTTGCTGGATAAATCACAGCATCATTCCCGGGGTTGTAGAAAGATGCAATTGACATTCTTGTTCCATCTGTTTGAGCCATAACTCTGTGCATCACACTCTTGTATCTTCCATTGGTAATCACCTATCATCCATGCACATGCATAAATATAAACCCACTTAATATATAAAGGTATATTTCATATTAATAGCTCTTTATCTGACTGTATGTATGGTCTATTGGTCTTACCTCAATCTGGTCTCCAAGGTTGATGACAATGGAATGTCGCATGGGTGGAACATCAATCCATTCACCATCCTTGAGGAGCTGAAGTCCACTGACTTTATCATCTTGAAAGAGCAAAATAATGCCACCAGCATCCGTATGTGCTCTAAGTCCCTTGATCAAATCTGGGGTAGGACATGGTGGGTAGTTGCTAACTTTGGTTCCAAAATTTGGACCTTTTGACCCATGAAATGCTTTCTTTAGGTACCCTTTCTCCAATCCAAGATTCTCACACAACAAGTCCAAAAGTTCCTCAGCCAACTTTTCTAGTTTACCAGcaaaatccttcattaaattCCTGCATAATATTTCATCCCACATAATGGAAAGAGATCAATTTCCCGaagaacaatatatatatatatatatatatatatatatatatatatattatgtattatgATGTATTCTTGTTTACCTGTATTCATCCTCAAGATCAGGGATTTGAGAGATATTGGAGGTGGGGAGATGTCGCAGGAAGAAAGTGCTCTCCCAGTCGATGTTGTTAACTTCTGTCTTAACACCTTCTAACTCCTTTTCTGCCACCATTTCGTTGAACCTTTCCTCCATAGATTTCTTGTAGTGGTCTTTTGTCATTCTTTCCACAATGTCGAGTAGTTCATGTGAAATCCCATGGTTCACTAActacacatacatataacatatatacatACCATTCAATCCATATTAATTGCACTATATATATGTTTGATGGTAATTAATACGAAGATATATATACCTCAAAGAATCCCCAGTTCTCGCAAGCATCCTTAATCTTCTCCATGGTGGCTCCTCTTTCTTCACCATTCAGCTTCTCCAAGTTGATCAAAGGGAAGTCGTTCTCCATCTCTTTGTTTATAGagtgtttgtttgattattttgtATGAAGAATTAATGTAGAATGCATGATTGGCTTcatactatttataggaaagtCGGCAATCTTTCAAGATAAATTAGGCATGCTTTTGCGAAGTGGTAAAGATTGGAAAGGAAGAAAAGCTTGACCCTTGACTCATCTGGGGCCTGCCTGACACGACCAAAGCTTCTTGATGCATGCTATAGGGTAATCCTTTTACTTAAATTAAATACACGTTTTATAATAAAGTTTTTGTCTCTGCCTAGATGATCACACTGTTAACGTTAAGTTGGGTAGAAATAACTAATAATAAGGACCCACTTTGGCGGCTAAACAGTAAAGCATGGCTGCTAATGCCTTCAGTTTTGTCTGTTCCTCCCTCAAAAACATgcattttttttttgagtttgtttcaaaataaatacAAGGAGTGCTAAATAGTTTGTCGGTCTATAAAGCAAACCTAACCAAATAAAATGGTTAAATACATACGGTAGGAGTTGGAGTACAAACATAGATACAAGTTTGTAATTAAGTCTATCATATTTTCAAACTTATAAACTCATTTGAGTATATGGTCTTTCGATTGATGTGAGATTTATTTCCATACCCACCTCACTTGCTAACTTTTATTCTCAAATACCTATATTTGAGTATCGATATCTTATTTacatatattccattttggaCATACAATATATCGTTTCGAAGCTCTCATAGAGAAGAACACAAACCCACTTAGAATTAATTATATTTGTCCAAAGttagtaaaaatataaatatttatactaaattttccAACATAAATTTACGTGTTTACCGAATAAATCTTTTAAGTTATGCTCAAACACAAGTTAGAGGACGTGGAGTGCATACTTATATGAACAAGTTTGGTCTCGAACATGACAAATGTGGGGATAAAGATCCTTCCTCCCCTAGGTCTAGTAACATTGTTCATTGCAAAACCTAAATGGTTTTTGAGATCTGTAAGTATACCACCTTATGCATAAGTATACCACCTTATGCAAGAAACTGGACGTAGATAATAAAACTTGCTACCAATGTGCATGTGATGTTTGTTTTAAAATAATAGTTGCTGAAAATTCATACTCAAGCATCAATTTAGTTAAGCCTTTGATATTTTCACAAAATTTCAATCATACTTACACTTGTGCAAGGGACAACATAAGTTATATGCACAAATAATGATAATCATCTAGAAACATGTTATTACTTTTGACTGTGCACGGATGTTTATGTCCACAAAGCATCCATTGATTTCTTAATGGTAAACAACTTCTTGTCTTATATCCCTTTGTTTTGACATATAAAACATGAGTCATGGATAAATCATATTCATATAAGCTCACCATGGTTTCTTGATTTGTGAATGAATAAGATCAACATAGTCATCTAGGTATGGTCACACCCTTAGATGTATTCACCCCAAAATGGTATGACACTCCAACAATTAGAGGAAAGAATCTCACAAGTGTCCATACATTATTGTATGTGAATGTTTTGTACTTATCATCCCTGATACCAACATTGTCCACACATTACCATTAAGTTGGGCAAGATACATGAACGAGAAAAcatctttttccttttttttcttagACCTTTTTGAATGGTCATATATGACCTTTTCCTCATCTTCATCATTTGCTATATTATCATATGTATAATCTTTTTTCATTATCTTAACTCGACACACATAAATAAGTTTCTGCTCATATGTAAACAAAGCTTCAATTCACACTTCATGGACTTCAAATAATTCATGGTGTCTTTTTTATTGTTGTTATAGAAGGTAAAAGTGTTTATCCCTTTAATGACCTTTTTATGTTTTGATCaaaatttatttatctaaatataAATAGAGGCCACACTATAAACACGTGATGTCCTTAAGAGCTCAAGTTCACATAATGAAGTCGTTtcctatctatctatctatctatctatctatatacatatatatatatatatatatatatatatatatatatatatatatatatatatatatatatatatatagggctaggttatgatgtggatgaacaactattgtgcggacgtgtgagcagtgtta includes these proteins:
- the LOC111878839 gene encoding 1-aminocyclopropane-1-carboxylate oxidase 3; the encoded protein is MENDFPLINLEKLNGEERGATMEKIKDACENWGFFELVNHGISHELLDIVERMTKDHYKKSMEERFNEMVAEKELEGVKTEVNNIDWESTFFLRHLPTSNISQIPDLEDEYRNLMKDFAGKLEKLAEELLDLLCENLGLEKGYLKKAFHGSKGPNFGTKVSNYPPCPTPDLIKGLRAHTDAGGIILLFQDDKVSGLQLLKDGEWIDVPPMRHSIVINLGDQIEVITNGRYKSVMHRVMAQTDGTRMSIASFYNPGNDAVIYPAKALLVEKEQKVYPGFVFDDYMKLYAGMKFQAKEPRFEAMKASAEANVKC